In Sphingomonas sp. KC8, the sequence TGGCCGGTCTGTCCCCAGGTTCCCTGGGCGGCGGCTTCGACGGCAACATCAAGATCGGCATCGTCGAGCACGATGAACGGGTTCTTGCCGCCCAGTTCGAGCTGGACCTTGGTCATGGTCGGTGCCGCCATCTGCAATATCCGGCGGCCCGTGGGCGTCGCCCCGGTGAATGTTACCGCGTCCGCACCGTCGATCAGGGTTTGGCCGATCGAACGGCCATCGCCCAGCAGAAGGTTGAAAACGCCGTTGGGCACACCGGCCTGTTCCAACATTTCCGCCAGCAATACCGCGCAGCCCGGTGCATATTCGGAAGGTTTCAGGACGACGGTGTTGCCGTAGGCGAGGGCCGCTGCAACCTTCCAGGCCGGGATGGCGATGGGGAAGTTCCAGGGCGTGATCGCTGCCACCACGCCAACCGGTTCGTAGCTGACGATGACGTTGTGGCCGTCGCGCAGCGAATTGTACCACTGGCCGGGATGGCGAACCGTTTCGCCCGCAAAATAGTGGAAGACCTGGGCTGCGCGTACGGCTTCGCCAATACCCTCCTTCAGCGTCTTGCCTTCCTCGCGGGCAAGCAGGGTGCCTACGTCCTGTGCCCGCGCGTAGAGCGCGTCGCCGACCTTGCGCAGCATATCGCCCCGCAGCTGAATGTTGGCGGCGGCCCAGGCCGGCAGTGCGCGGCGGGCGGCGTGGATCGCGTCTTCGGCATCGGCCACGCTGGCCTGATCATATTCCCCGACGATTTCATCGAGATCGGATGGATTGGTGGTCGCCAGCCGGGCGCCGCCGTTGCGCCATTGACCATCGATGTAGTTACGGCCGTGCATCAGAGAGTCTCCGCGATGACGCCCGCGGCGCACAGCCGGGCGATTTCGGTGTCGGAAAGGCCGAGCCGTGCACGGAGAACCGCAGCGGTATCTTCGCCAGAGCGGGGCGGGGCGTGGCGATAGTCTGCCGGTGTTTCAGACAGTTTGGCCGGAAAGCCGAGGACATGAACCTCGGTGCCATCGGACCGCTTCATGCGGCGGATCAGCCCGCGTGCGGCGATCTGCGGGTCGGCCAGAATTTCGGGTATCTGGTTGACCTTGCCGCCGGGTAGCTTGGTGGCTTCCATGGCCGCGATCAGATCGGCCGATTGCCATCGGGCGATGGCCGGACGCATCGCATCCTGCAATGCACTGCGGTTCTGGTTGCGCCCGGCATTGTCGATGAAGCGGGGATCGGACGCCAGATCCGCCAGCCCTATCAGGGTGCAGAAGGCGCGAAACTGGCGGTCGTTGCCGAGTGCCACGAGTATATCGCCATCGGCGCAGGCGAAATCCTGATAGGGGACAGTGTTGGGATGTTCGTTGCCGAGCCGGCGTGGCACCAGCCCGCCGTTCATATAGTTGGACGCCTGATTGGCGAGAAGCGACACCTGCGTGTCGAGCAATGCGCAATCGATATGCTGGCCGCGCCCGGTGCGGTGGCGATGTTCGAGGGCCGCCAATATCGACGTCGTGGCGTAAAGGCCGGTCACCAGATCGCTGATCGGAATGCCGACCTTCATCGGCCCGCCGCCGGGTTCGTCATCGGGGCTGCCCGTCACGCTCATCAGCCCGCTCATGCCCTGGATCAGGAAATCATAGCCGCCGCGATCGCGATAAGGGCCGTCCTGCCCGAACCCCGTGATGGAGCAATAGATCAGTCGCGGATTGAGAAGCGTGAGCGAGGCGAAATCGAGGCCGTATTTCGCAAGGCCGCCGACCCGAAAATTTTCGACCAATATGTCCGCCTCGACCGCGAGTTTGCGGATGATCGCGGCGCCCTCGGGATGCGCGAGATCGATGGCGATCGAGCGCTTGTTGCGGTTCGCGCAGAGATAATAAGCCGAATCCCGCGACCCATCCTCCAGAAATGGCGGCCCCCAGCGGCGGGTGTCGTCACCCTGGCCGGGCTGTTCCACCTTGGTGACGTCGGCGCCAAGATCGCCCAATATCTGGGTTGACCACGGGCCTGCCAGCACGCGGGACAGATCAAGGACCTTAAGTCCCTTCAGGGGGCCGGATGCTTCCATTGTCATAGTGCGACGGGCGTGGTTCCCACGCGCAGCAAGATCCGTGATGACAAACGTGAAGCGGGCAAACTCACTCTCCTGGCGGCAAGCGGGGTCGATCCGCCGGACCCGATGTCCGGCGGATGGGAATGTCAGGCGGGCCTCAGGCGGCGAGTTGTTCCTGGTGCGGTCCGGGCGCTTCGGCCGGATAGATGCGCGGTGTGCCAAGATCATAGACCGCGGTCAGCAGCTTGATGAATTCCCGATCGCGAAGCGGATCAGTCGGAACCTCGAAACTGTGGCCACGCTGGCGCATGTCCTTGATGAACATGTCGAACACCTGCTCGTGGGTCAGGTCGTCGCTATGTTCCATCACCATCTTGAGTTCGGCATAGTCCGAATAGATTTCCGCGCCCCAATGGACGAGGAAGCGCATCTCCTGCGCCGGGATTTTCTGGACGACGGAACTGCCGGTGGTGATCTGCCAGCCATCGCTGGCATCCGGATCGGCCCCGAACAGCGATTCAAAGGCCAGGCCCTTGGGCAGGCGCTGATCGAGCGGGCCGTTCGCTTCGCCCCGGTGGTACATCATCTCATTCTGCACGACGACCGCCCGGTTCCACATCGGCGCGGCAATGCGCTTGGGTTCGGCAAGTGGCCCTTGTGGCCAGTAGGTGAAGCCGCCGCCGATCGTGCCCTTGTAGAACCAGGCGATGACCTGCGCCTTCTTCATGATCCAGTGCTGGAACAGACCGGATTTGGTCATGGTGTTCATCAACCAGATTGGTGTGTTTTTCTGATCGATGCCGCGGAACTGGGTCGCATCAAGGTGCGCCGGATCATAGCTGTGCGATGCGCCCTGGATGTTGAACAGCATGTTTTCGGGCCTCGCATAATCGGCCTTCCAGTACGACCGTGCCTGCGCGAGAAAATCGGGATTGAGGAAGCAATCTTCCAGTTCGGGATAGAGGCAGGTGCCATATTTGGCGAAATAGCCGCGAAAATTGGGGGTCAGGAACATATCGAAAGTGGGGGTGACGCCTTCGGGCATCGCGCCTGACATCGTGGCGATGACCTCTTCGGCGGAAGCGAAATGCTGGGCGAGGATCAACTGCCATGGCCCTTCGCGGCGGACCACATCGATCATGCGGCGATGCTGGTCATCACTATAGGCCCCATCCAGAATCCGCGGTTCCGCAACGGGCCGAATGACGGAGGCGAGATCTGTGGGCATGTTCGGTTTTCCTCCCAGGGAATTTATGAGTGAGTATACACTTACCATATTGGGCGGCCGCAGCAAGGGCGTACGCGCAGCGCCGCAGCCTTCATCTGGATTTTAGCTGTCGTTCCAGGGATGGAATGGCGGCATGGCCGATGTGGTTGCGCGGAACGCGGGTTGGCGCTTTTCGAGGAAGGCGCTGACGCCTTCGCGTCCGTCGCCGATGCTGGTGTAGAACATCGCCAGCGACTCCACCCGATGCGCGTCGAGCGGGTGGGGCTGGGCGGCATTGTGGTACAGCATCTGGCGGATCAGCGCGACGCTCACCGGCGATCGATCCGTGATAAGTGAGCGGGCGAAAGCACAAGCGGCGGCAAGAAGTTCATCACGGGGGTGGGTCGATCGCACCAGCCCTGCGTCCAGCGCTTCGCGGGCATCGAAGATCCGGGCGCTGTAGAACCATTCCAGTGCCTTTTCGAGGCCGACGATCCGGGGGAGGAACCAGGTCGAACAGGCTTCGGGCGTGATCCCCAGCCGGCCGAAGACGAAGCCGAACCGCGCATCATCCGATGCCAGTCGGAAATCCATCGGCAAGGTCATGGTGGCGCCGATGCCCACGGCCGCGCCATTGATCGCGCCGACGATCGGCTTGAGGCATTCGAACATCGCGAGTGCCACACGGCCGCCCGTATCACGAACGCCGCGATCAATCTCCGGAGATTCCAGACGGTTCCGCATGTCATCCATCGACGGCGACAGGCTTTCATCCAGTCCGAACACATTGCCCCCGACCGAAAGATCCATGCCGGCGCAGAATGCGCGGCCTTCGCCGGTTACGACGATCGCTTTCACGGCATCGTCCCGGCTGGCGCGGGAATAGATATCGACCAGTTCGTCGGCCATTTCGACGGTAAAGGCGTTGAGATGTTCGGGTCGGTTCAATCGCAGGAGCAGCAACCCATCGTCGATCTCACAGGTGATCGTGTTGTAGCCCATGTGCGGGTCCATTCTGTCAGGTGGCCATGCGGGTGGCTGCGGCAAGGTGCGCGCGGCAATCGGTGACGAGGCGTTCGATCAGCTCTGCACAGCTCGGAATGTCGTCCATCAGGCCGATCGCCATGCCGGCCCATAGCAGTCCGCCATCGACATCGCCCGCTGCCATCGCGGCCCGCCCGCGTGCGCCGGCCACAAGGGGCTGAACATCGGCGAAGGTAGCGTCGGGCGCGCGTTCGCGTATCGCCACCTCTTCCGAAATCGCGTTGCGAAAGACGCGTGCGGTGTTGCGGAACGGCTTGAAGATCACCTTGGTGTCGCGTTCGCTGCCGGCGACGATCGCCTGCTTGATCCGATCATGGGCAGGGGATTCGCGGGTCAGCATGAAGCGTGTGCCCATGTTGATGCCGTGCGCGCCAAGGGTGAGTGCGGCGGCCAACCCACGGCCGTCGGCAAACCCGCCCGAAGCCAGGATCGGGATTTTGAGCGCGCGTGCGGCGGCCGGCACCAGCACCAGCCCTGGCACATCATCTTCGCCGGGATGACCCGCCGCTTCGAAGCCGTCGATGCTGATCGCGTCGACCCCATTGCGTTCGGCGGACAGGGCATGCCGCACGGATGTGCATTTATGGACGATCTTCACGCCGGCGTCCTTGAACCGGGCGATAAATTCCTTGGGGCTGTTTCCCGCAGTCTCCACGATTTTCACGCCGGATTCGATGATCGCCGTCACATAATCGGCATAAGGGGGCGGGTTCGTGCTTGGCAGCATCGTCAGGTTCACGCCGAACGGCTGGTCCGTCATCGTTCGGCAGCGGGCGATTTCATCGGCGAGAGCCTGTGGCGTCGGCTGCGTCAGGCCTGTCAATATGCCCAGCCCCCCTGCATTCGAGACGGCGGACGCCAGTTCGGCCCGGCCAACCCACTGCATGCCGCCCTGAACGATCGGATAACGGATGCCGAGCAGTTCGGTGATCGGAGTTTTCATGCGTCGCTTTCCGTTGTGGCAATGCGCGTCCGGACAAAATCGAGGCTCGACATGCCCGCCGCCGCGAGACGGGCGTAGCCGAGACGTTCGGCCCAATAGCGTTCGCCGCCATCGGCCAGCCGCCATTCGCGCAGACGGCGGGTATGAAGCTGGACGTCCAGTTCCTCGCTGATGCCGATTGCGCCATGGACGGCATGGGCGATGTCCGCGACCGTGGCGGCAGCCGCACTGGCCATCCGTTTGGCCGTGGCAGCCGCCATGACATCACCGCGCAAGCCGCCCGCGCAGCCGATTTCGGCGGCCATGCGCGTGGCGACGACATGTTCGGCCATCACCGCCAGCTGCTGCTGGATGGCCTGTTGCCGGCCGATTGGCTTGCCGAACTGCACCCGTTCATTCGCGTGGGCGATGGTCATCGCCAGCAGCCGATCCGCCGCACCCGCGATCGCGGTGGCCCGCAGGACCGCGCCCAGGGCCAGCAGGTCCGTATCGCCTGCGGCGAACACGCGGCCAGCCGGCGTGGCGGGCCAGGAGATGACGGCTGCCAGGCTGTGATGGACGCCGGTGTCCTGCATCGGGACGTCGGCCAGTTTCGTCAGGACGAGTTCCTGCCCATATTGCACCAGCGCATGACCGGCTGTCCGCGCCATCGGAATGGCCGCGCGGCTGACGAATGTCGCCAGCACGATCGGGCCTTGCGGATGTTCGATCCCGGCATCGCCAAGAAGCGCGCGGGCGACCATGGTTTCCGCGACAGGCAGGGGAACGGCAAAGTGGCCGAGCGCCATCAGCAGCGGCGCTACGGCACCCAGCGACAAACCCACGCCACCGGCGCTTTCGGGCGCCAGCGCATCAAGGAAACCCGATGTTTCCAGTGCATCCCACAAGACGGCGGGCGAGCCGCCGCCTTCGATCGCGCGAACCACGGCCGGCGTGCAGGCATCGGCGAGCAGGCGGTTGAACGGGTCGAGCAGTTCGTTCTGGTCCATCACCGAAGCCCCAGTCCGCGTGCAATGATACCGCGCAGAATTTCGCGGGTTCCGCCCCTCAGGGAAAAGCTTGGGGCGATCTGGCTGAGATAGAGCAGCGCGCGATATAATTCCGGCACCACCGCTTCTTCCGGATGTGCGGCAAGATCGTCACCGATCCATGTGGGCACCGATTGTTCGAAGGTGGTGCCCAGATCTTTGACAAGCGAGGCTTCGACGACGGGGCTTTCGCCGCGCGCGAGCAGGGCCGTGACCGCGATCGACATGGCCCGCAAGGTCGCCAGTTCGGCGGTCATCCGGCCGGCCAGCGCGGCGGTGTCCCCATCAAGCCGGCCGGCGGCGGCCACATGGGCGATCCACGCATCGACCAGGATGATGCTGGAATAAATCCGTTCAGGGCCGCTGCGTTCAAAGGCGAGTTCGGCATTCACCTGATGCCAGCCCTGGCCCTCGGTGCCGATCAGGGCATCTGCCGGCAGCGCGACATTGTCGAAGAATACCTCGGCAAAATGCGCATCGCCGGCAAGATCGACGATCGGCCTGATCGTAATGCCTGGGGCTTTCAGGTCGATGATCAGTTGCGACAGCCCGGCGTGGCGATCCGCCGCCGTGCCTGACGTGCGCACAAGGGCGATCATATAATCGCTGTGCGTGGCATTGGTCGTCCAGATCTTCTGGCCGTTGACCAGCCAGCCGGTGTCGGTGGCATCCGCGCGGGTGCGGACACTGGCGAGATCGGATCCCGAGCCTGGCTCGCTCATGCCGATGCAGAAAAAGGCTTTGCCCCGGCAGATGCGCGGCAGATAAAAGTCGCGCTGCGCGTCGGTGCCGTAATTCAGGATCAGCGGCGCGCTCTGGCGATCGGCGATCCAGTGGGCCGCGACGGGCGCGCCGGCGGCCAGCAACTCTTCTACCACCACGAACCGCGCAAACGGGCCTCGCCCGCCGCCGCCATAGCGTTCGGGCAGGGTGAGGCCGAGATAGCCCGCTTGCCCCAGAGCGCGGCTGAAGGCGGCATCAAAGCCCTGCCAGGATCGGGCGCGGGCATCGAGCGGGATGTGCGCGATCGCATCCGCGATCATCCGCCGAACCGGCTTTCGGAGCGCTTCGTCAGAAGGCGGGAGGGGAGAGAGCGAGAGGTTTTGAAACAAGGTCGTTCACTTGCATCTGTGGCAGCCGGCTGGCTGCGATCCAGGCAAGGTTTTGCATCATCGCATTGATCAGTCCAATATTGATATGTCTTATGGTGATATACAATCAATATCGGAGGTTTCGGCGGCCAGCGCGGCGAAGTTCCGCACAAGCGGATTGGAAACCTCGTTGCTCATCGCGATGCCGGATTCGATCCGTGGCGGTTCAGCAAGGCGCACCAGTCTTACGCCATCCGGCACATTCCGGGTTGTCTTGGCCGGTACGAGCGCGACCCCAAGGCCGCTTTGCACGAGGCTTAGGATCGTGTGCACCTGCGTGGCTTCCTGCGCGACCCGCGGCGCGAACCCGGCATCATGGCAGGCCATCAGTACCGTCAGATGGAGGACGCTGATGCGGGTATGGAGAATGAAGGGTTCGGCCGCCAACGCCTTGAGTTGCAGGCGCGAGGTGGATGCAAATGGGCTGGACGACGGAATCGCGGCCACCAGTTCATCCCGTTCGACAGCCCGGATCGCGAGGCCCGAACTGTCAACCAGGGGCAGGCGGACAAGGCCGATATCCAGTTCGCGCGCACGGATCCGGCGGACGATATCGATGCTGGTCGAATCCTCCAGCACCAGATCAACACGCGGATATCGACGGCGGTAAAGCGGGATGATGCGGGGAAGCAGATCATAGATGGCCGACCCGACAAAGCCGATACGCAGGCGGCCGCGCTCGCCGGTCTGTCCTTCGCGTACGGAGGCGCGAACTTCCTGCGCTTTCACAAGCGTCGCGCGTGCGGGTTCGAGCGCGGCCTCGCCGGCGGCTGTCAGCGATACGCCGCGCGCGCCGCGAATGAACAGCGCGGTCCCCAGTTCCTGTTCAAGTTTCCGGATTGCCACGGTAAGCGGCGGTTGCGAGATATTGAGCCGTTCGGCGGCGCGATGAAAATTCAGCGTGTCTGCCAGCGTCGTGAAATAAAGAAGCTGGCGGAGGTCCATGATAGCTACTCGATATTGGATGGATCGAAATTGATATTAGTATGGTGTGCCGCACTCGCATAGCCCGTGCACCGAACCAATTGCATCACAAGATAGGAGTGCAGCGCCGTGGAGAAGTTTTTGCTCATCGAGCGCGAGGGCGCCGTGGTGACGGCAACGCTCAACCGGCCGCAGGAGCGTAATGCGATCTCCGAAAACGACCATATCGCTGAAATCGAGGATTTTTGCAGCGCTGTGGCGGATGACCCGACGATCAGGGCCGTGGTGCTGACCGGCGCGGGAACCGCCTTTTGCGCGGGTGGCAATGTGAAGAGCATGCGCGACCGCAAGGGCATGTTCGCCGGTTCGCCGCTGGACCTTCGCAACAAATATCGTGCCGGCATCCAGCGCATTCCGCTGGCGCTGTACGAACTGGAGGTGCCGGTCGTTGCCGCCATCAACGGGCCGGCCATTGGCGCGGGACTCGATCTGGCGTGCATGTGCGATATCCGCATTGCCGCTGAAGGCGCCATCTTCGCCGAAAGTTTCGTCAAGCTGGGGATCGTTCCGGGGGATGGCGGGGCCTGGTTGCTACCGCGTGTGATCGGCATGGCGCGCGCGAGCCTGATGACGCTGACCGGGGAGGCGATCGACGCCGCCAAGGCGCTCGAATATGGCCTCGTCAGTGAAGTCGTGTCGGCGGACGGGCTGCTGGCAGCGGCAAAGGACGTCGCATCGCGCATCGCGGCCAATCCCGGCCACGCCACGCGGCTTGCCAAGCGGCTGCTGCGCGAGGGGCAGGATATGAAGCTTGCGCCTTTGCTTGAAATGTCGGCGGCCTATCAGGCGCTGGCGCATCATACCGCCGACCATGAAGAAGCGGTCGCGGCCTTCCTGGAGAAGCGCCCGCCGGCGTTCATCGACCGGTAGGCCAGTTAAAAGAGGCGCGCAGGGTAGCGCGCCTCTTTTCCGTTACCAGGGCTGCGAATATTTCAGGACCAGCCAGACCAAAGCGACCGAGCCGGCAAGCAACAGCAGCGCCAGCCAACTGGGCGCGATGGTGAGCCGTGGTGCGTCGCCCGTCCAACGCTTCTTTCCGTGAACCATCGGACTGATCAGGTCCTCTCGCTTATAGATGCGGTGAAACAGGATGGCTGCGATGTGGAGGCCCACCAGCCCGATCAAGATGTTGAAGACGATCTCGTGCGCATTCGCCGCCAGACGTCCCGTATCGAAGTCGACCAGATAGGAAAGCGGTCCGGACTCCATGCCGTCCACGTCGACTGCGAAGAAACCCAGCATGATCTGCGTCGCCAAGGCCGCGATCATCGCAAGCACGCTCCACCCGCCCAGCGGATTGTGGCCGGGGTGGCGGGCATCATGGCGCTGCGCTCCGTTCCGGACATAAGCGAGAACTGCCTTTGGTCCGCTTACGAACTGCGTGAAGCGGGCGGTTGAGCTGCCGACGATACCCCAGGCGAGGCGCCAGATGATCAGCGTCAAAATGGCATAGCCTGTCAGGCGGTGCCATTCGAGCTGGCGTTCCTCGGCCGTCCACCAGGCGCAGATCAGGAGCAATGGCAGGCACCAGTGGAACAAACGGACCGGCAGGTCCCATATTGCCAGCCCTGCTGTCCCATCTGCGGGGACAGTGGTGGCGGCGGCCGGCTCAATCGGCTTCACGATATCGGTCATGGCAGGTCTTGCAGGTGCCGCCCAACGTCTTCTGGGCCTGTGCGATGTGGGCCGGATTGCCGCTGGCAATCGCTGTGTTGAGGCCATTGGCCGCAGTCAGGAAGGCCGCATGCGCGCTGTTGAAACCGGCCATGTCGCTCCAGATCGCCGGCTTGGCACGGGTCTTTTCGCCGGATTCCGGCCCGCTGCCTTTTGGAAACCATTTCAGCTGCCCGGCGGCGCGGGTGGCAATGTCGCGGGCCAGCGGGCGAATGGTGGCAAGATCCGGGTTGCCGGTCTTAACCTCGTCGTTGATCGTTTTGAATGCGCCGCCAATCTCCTTGTAATTGGCCTTGCGAGCCTTGACCGCAGCGGTTGCGGCGGGCGACGCCGCGTGTGCCGCGGCAAGCCCGGTGCCGGCGATTGCCATAAGGGCGATGGGCCAGCATGATCGCATCATTCGCATTCGCTTCCTTTCGTCCGTCATTCAAAACCGCCGGTCAAACCAGGATCTCCGCGATAGGGCGGGTTGCGCGCATCGCGTCCTGACCCCAGCTGTCGGCTGGCACGCCCATCAGCTGCTGGGCCGTAAGCCCGACGCGCGAAATGGGCTGGCCAGCGCCACGGATATGTACACCCGGCTTGACTTTGCCCCCGGCGCGACCCGCCAGCATCACGGGGATGCCCGACACGTCGTGGTTCTTGGCATAGGATACATCTGAATGGGCAACCAGCAGCATGTTGTCGAGAAGCGTGCCATCGCCTTCGCGCACCTGCGCCATCGCCGCCACAAAATCCGCCCAGGCTTCCATGCTGTTAATGGCGAACCGATCGACGGTGCGCTGATAGCCGATGGTGCGATCAATCAGTTCTTCATGCGTGCTCTGATGATAGCCTGTCGTATCGCCTGCGGTTCGCAGATCGGACGCCGCCGTGGAGAAATTCATGTTGAACACGCGGGTCTGGTTGCAGGCCAGCGCCATCGCCAGCAATTCGGCCATAAGCTTGTGGCTGGCCTTGCGCGCCTCGACGTCGGTGAGATCCGTTCCTGCGCGAACAGCAGGCGGCGCATCCGGGCGGATGCAGGCTTCGGCGGGCGGTGGTTTCTGGAGCTGCAAGGCGAGTTTCTGCTCCATCTCGCGCACCGACGTATAATATTGATCGAGACGCGCCCGATCCGCGGCGCCGACGCGACGGGACAGGGCCGCGCGCTGGTCGGTAACGCCCGACAGCACGCTGCGGCGCACGATGAACTTTGGATCAGGCGTGAATGTCGCGGCATTGGGATCGTGAAAGTCGGGGCCGAATATGCGCTGATAAAGCTCAACCGGATTGGGAATTGCAGCGTTCATGCTGCTGCCGTTCCGGAATGAGTGGCTGGTCCGGGCATTGCCGTCGGCGCTCAGTTCCAGCGACCGGAAATAGGACCCGCTTCCGATATGGTCCGCGATCGATACGTCGAATGTGGGGCCTTCGATGGCCTGCCACAATTCCGATGGCGATCCGGTTCGTACAGCCGTGTTGCCGGAAATGTGCGGCAAATTGCCCTTGCCGTCGAGGATGACATCAAATCCGGTGAGGACGCTGATATGCTGGCGAACCGCTTCGATCGGCGCGAGCTGCGGTGGCAGATCGAAATTGGCGCCATCGGTTTTTGGTTCCCAGCGCGCGGGGATCATGCCGCATCCCCAGAACCAGGTGCCAAAGCGGATGGGCAGGGGAGCGCCGCCGAGAGACGCGGCGAATGCCTTGCCGTTGGTGTCCAGGAAGGCGTCGAGCAAGGGCAGGCCCAACGTTACGGCGGCCCCGCCAACAATACCCTTCAACATGAAGCCGCGACGGCTGAGGTCCTGTTTCATCATGACGCTCCCTTGGTAGAACTGGCCAGTCGCAACTTTTGCGGAGGCGATGACGAGCCGGGATCAAGTTCCAGAAATTCGGGGCTGAGTGCGATGGCGCGCATCAGATCGACGAGGCGGTAGCCCGATTTGGCGAAGCCATCCGAAAGCCTTGCCACGACCACGCGATCGGACGGCACCAGGTTTCGCCCTGTCGCATAGCGCCAGGTCGACTGGACGAGGCAGGAGGTTACGGCGTCGCTTCGGTGAAACAGGCGGCCGAGCGCGGCTGCGCCGTCGAATGTCGATTTGGCGAACGTGCCCGTCGTGTCGATCGGTTCGCCATGTTCGGTCTGCCGAAATTGCCCCGCACCATCGAATTTTTCGAGTGCGAGACCGATCGGGTCGGTCAGTTTGTGGCAACTGGCGCATTCTTCATCGTCGAGATGGGCCTGCAAGCGCGCCCTGGTGGTCTTGAGCGTTGGATTGTCGACATCCTGCACCACGGCGAAGTTCACATTGGCGGGCGGAGCCGCGATCTTTTCGCACAGCAGAATTTCCTGAGCCGCCTTGCCCCGCAGGGTCGGGGACGTGCGGCCGGGATGCGAATGCAGGGCCAGGAAACTCACCTGAGTGAGGATGCCGCTGCGCGGATCGCCATCGGGAAATTCGTGAAATGCCCAGCCACGTTCGGGGACGGGCACGTCATAGAGCGGCCCCAGCGCGCGGTTGATGGCGA encodes:
- a CDS encoding cytochrome b/b6 domain-containing protein, translating into MTDIVKPIEPAAATTVPADGTAGLAIWDLPVRLFHWCLPLLLICAWWTAEERQLEWHRLTGYAILTLIIWRLAWGIVGSSTARFTQFVSGPKAVLAYVRNGAQRHDARHPGHNPLGGWSVLAMIAALATQIMLGFFAVDVDGMESGPLSYLVDFDTGRLAANAHEIVFNILIGLVGLHIAAILFHRIYKREDLISPMVHGKKRWTGDAPRLTIAPSWLALLLLAGSVALVWLVLKYSQPW
- a CDS encoding c-type cytochrome; translation: MMRSCWPIALMAIAGTGLAAAHAASPAATAAVKARKANYKEIGGAFKTINDEVKTGNPDLATIRPLARDIATRAAGQLKWFPKGSGPESGEKTRAKPAIWSDMAGFNSAHAAFLTAANGLNTAIASGNPAHIAQAQKTLGGTCKTCHDRYREAD
- a CDS encoding DUF1552 domain-containing protein, encoding MKQDLSRRGFMLKGIVGGAAVTLGLPLLDAFLDTNGKAFAASLGGAPLPIRFGTWFWGCGMIPARWEPKTDGANFDLPPQLAPIEAVRQHISVLTGFDVILDGKGNLPHISGNTAVRTGSPSELWQAIEGPTFDVSIADHIGSGSYFRSLELSADGNARTSHSFRNGSSMNAAIPNPVELYQRIFGPDFHDPNAATFTPDPKFIVRRSVLSGVTDQRAALSRRVGAADRARLDQYYTSVREMEQKLALQLQKPPPAEACIRPDAPPAVRAGTDLTDVEARKASHKLMAELLAMALACNQTRVFNMNFSTAASDLRTAGDTTGYHQSTHEELIDRTIGYQRTVDRFAINSMEAWADFVAAMAQVREGDGTLLDNMLLVAHSDVSYAKNHDVSGIPVMLAGRAGGKVKPGVHIRGAGQPISRVGLTAQQLMGVPADSWGQDAMRATRPIAEILV